The following DNA comes from Spirulina major PCC 6313.
CCGTTTCCGGTCGGATAATTCCGGGGCATGGGTGATTAGAAATTGACTGGAAATCAAAATCGTACTGAGGGGATTGCGAAATTCATGGGAGGTCATGGCAAAAAACTTGAGTTTGGCCTCACCCATGGCGCGGGTTTGCTTGAGTTGTGTGTCCCAATGCCACCCCAATAACCCGACGATCGCGGTTAACAATAGCCCAATGATGAAAGTGGCTCCCATCGCCCAGGGTGTGGTGAATGGGTAGGTGGGGGCGGGGAAAAAATGTAGTTGCCATTGACGCTGGCCAACGGCGAGGGGTTGGGTACATGGTTGGGGGCAGAGGTAGGCGGATTCCGGTCGGGGCGGGAGGCTGGGGGTGCTGTTGAACTGTTGGGTTTCGGCGTGATAGAAGCCAAGCGGCTGGGGAGGGGTGGCAGCGGTGCGATCGCGAATCACCACATCAATGGGGATCTGCAACGATCGCCAGGCTTCTTCAACGAGATCATTGACCTGAAACACGCCGAGCAAGACCCCGCCCGGCTCCTGCGGCACTGGCAAAAAAACCAGAAACCCCCATTGATTTTCAGGCTCTTGGACGAGACGAATCGGGGCGGTGGCGGTGAGTCTGCCCGTGCGGCGGGATTGTTGGAGGGCTTGCGATCGCACCCGATCGGAGAGCAAATCAAACCCCAAGGCCACCTCATTCCCCGGCCAGGGTTCAATATAGGTGACCGGAAAATATTCCGGCCGTTGACCCGCCGGAATCAGTTGCCCCGCCCCGTTTTGTTCCGTGATCTGCCTTGCCCCTAATCGTTGGGCTTGTAACTCGCCCTCGTAGGCGGTGCGATCGCGCTCCAACACCTGCGGGGCCCACTCCAACGCCTGAATCCCAGGGTAGGAAGTCGTGACGCGCTGCACAAACTGGCTAAACTCCATCGCCGTCACCTCCGGGCCCGAGGCGGCATAGAAATCACTCAAAGCCAGCAATGTTTCCGTGTATTGATTTAAACGGCCGGCGAGGGCAATGGTTAAATTCAGCGTCTGACGCTCAAACTCTAGCTGACGCAGCGATCGCTCCCAACGCCCCACCCACCAACCCGCGCCCCCCGACACCGCCACCCCCACCACCCCAATCACCAGCAACAACCAAGGGCGCGATCGGCGCACCATCCCCCCCGACTCCGCCACAATCAGGGGAGAGCGTTGACCCATTTTCAATCGATTGGAACCCATCACACGGGCCGCCAAGAGCTTGAGCCAATGACCATGTTGATTCATGCTTAGAAACTGATTCGAGCACAGTTAATGAATACAGCGACCTCAACCATTGCTGAACCAAGGAGAGGTCTGAGGACATTTCGTTTAAATGCAGAACATTCAAACCCAGATGTCAAAAATTTAACGCATTGCAGCGACGTAAATTGTTTATCTTTGAGAAACTCTCACATCCTTTCGGACATCATCAAGGGGAGATCTACCCGAAATCTTTACCAAGATTACCCAAAATACTTTACGTCTTTTTGGTAATCTACCAACCAATAGTTTGTGGTTGCGAACCATAAAAGTCTAAAAATTGTAGCCATTTTAACAATTCATTGATCAATAATCCACAATGAAACGACGCGATTTACTCAAGACCGGCACTGCATTTTCCCTCGGACTTTCCCTGGCTGCCACCCTCAAAGGTTGCACCCCAAACACCACCGATAGCGCCGACACTCCCTCGGACTCCAGCACCGAGGATGGCGACAAGATAGTCTTAACCATCGTCCAAGGGGGAGGCTTTCCCAACAGTCTCGACCTCCATCGTCCCGGCACCAACCGCCCCGCCTACGGGATTTCCTGGAGTATTTACGATCGCCTCATGACGTTTGGAACCAAAACCCTCGACGACGGCACGCTCTCCTACGACTACACCGACCTCCAGCCAGAACTCGCCGAATCCTGGGACATCGCCGAAGACGGGATGTCCGTCACCTTCACCCTCCGTTCTGATGCGGTGTTTCACGACGGAACCCCCGTCACCGCCAATGATGTGAAGTGGTCCTTTGATCGTGCTGTGAGCATCGGCGGATTTCCCACCTTTCAAATGAAAGCCGGAGCCTTAGAAAACCCCGAACAATTCAGCGTCGTTGATGATCAAACCTTTAAAATCGACTTCCTGCGCCCGGATAAATTGACCATGATTGACTTGGCCGTCCCCATCCCGGTCATTCTCAATTCCGAACTCGTTAAGCAACATCTCACCGACGAAGACCCCTGGGGCGCGGAGTGGGTGAATAATAACGACGCGGGCGGTGGAGCCTATCAAATTGCTAGTTTTGAACCGGGCGAGCGGCTCACGTTAGAACGGTTTGAAGATTGGAAATCGGGACCCTTACCGGCGATCGCAGAAGTGATTGTTTTAGATGTGCCAGAATCGGGCAATCGTCGGGCCTTGTTAGAACGAGGCGATATTGATATTAACTTTGAGGTGTCCGAAAAAGACACCGAAGAACTCACCGCCACCGGTGATTTCACCATCGTCTCAACCCCCATTGAAAACTGTGTCTATTCCATCGATATGCACAGCAATCCAGAGTTAGGCGGTGAACCGAATCCCTTTGGTGATGTGAAGGTGCGGCAAGCGATCGCCTACGCCATCCCCTACGAGGAAATCATGCAAACCGCCTTCTACGGCCAAGCCATTCCCCTCTATGGTGCAGAATCTGAAACGGTGACAGACACCGCTTGGCCCCAGCCCAGCCCCTACAGCACCGACCTGGAGCAAGCCAAAACCCTCCTCGCGGAATCCAGCTACCCCGACGGCTTTAGCACCACCCTCGCCTTCGACCTCGGCACTCAAGAATGGGCCGAACCCCTCTGTGTTCTCGTCCAAGAATCCCTCGCGGAACTTGGCATCACCGTCACCCTTGAAAAAGTCCCCACCGCCAATTTCCGCAGCGTGTTAACCGAGAAAACTCGCCCG
Coding sequences within:
- a CDS encoding CHASE domain-containing sensor histidine kinase, with the protein product MNQHGHWLKLLAARVMGSNRLKMGQRSPLIVAESGGMVRRSRPWLLLVIGVVGVAVSGGAGWWVGRWERSLRQLEFERQTLNLTIALAGRLNQYTETLLALSDFYAASGPEVTAMEFSQFVQRVTTSYPGIQALEWAPQVLERDRTAYEGELQAQRLGARQITEQNGAGQLIPAGQRPEYFPVTYIEPWPGNEVALGFDLLSDRVRSQALQQSRRTGRLTATAPIRLVQEPENQWGFLVFLPVPQEPGGVLLGVFQVNDLVEEAWRSLQIPIDVVIRDRTAATPPQPLGFYHAETQQFNSTPSLPPRPESAYLCPQPCTQPLAVGQRQWQLHFFPAPTYPFTTPWAMGATFIIGLLLTAIVGLLGWHWDTQLKQTRAMGEAKLKFFAMTSHEFRNPLSTILISSQFLITHAPELSDRKRLSIYQRIQSVARYMSQILEDILMLSRAEAGHLVFHPKIVELNSFCQAILDEVDHNFDHENCIFYHNYYPYDHVFIDPKLVKWILMNLLSNAIKYSPADPVISLVITGHSEELQIVVQDQGVGMSEAEQTQVFEPFYRGSNAEMILGTGLGLAVVKTCVDLHQGAIALDSVPNQGTIVRIMLPLAA
- a CDS encoding ABC transporter substrate-binding protein; its protein translation is MKRRDLLKTGTAFSLGLSLAATLKGCTPNTTDSADTPSDSSTEDGDKIVLTIVQGGGFPNSLDLHRPGTNRPAYGISWSIYDRLMTFGTKTLDDGTLSYDYTDLQPELAESWDIAEDGMSVTFTLRSDAVFHDGTPVTANDVKWSFDRAVSIGGFPTFQMKAGALENPEQFSVVDDQTFKIDFLRPDKLTMIDLAVPIPVILNSELVKQHLTDEDPWGAEWVNNNDAGGGAYQIASFEPGERLTLERFEDWKSGPLPAIAEVIVLDVPESGNRRALLERGDIDINFEVSEKDTEELTATGDFTIVSTPIENCVYSIDMHSNPELGGEPNPFGDVKVRQAIAYAIPYEEIMQTAFYGQAIPLYGAESETVTDTAWPQPSPYSTDLEQAKTLLAESSYPDGFSTTLAFDLGTQEWAEPLCVLVQESLAELGITVTLEKVPTANFRSVLTEKTRPMIVNNFGGWLNFPDYFFFYAYHGQDATFNGSSYKNPEMDALIETALESEPGDAEYEQAVKDFITLAWEEMPRIPIVQPTLSVAMQTNVEGYQYWFHRQLDFRQLMKA